A DNA window from Camelina sativa cultivar DH55 chromosome 13, Cs, whole genome shotgun sequence contains the following coding sequences:
- the LOC104734504 gene encoding type I inositol polyphosphate 5-phosphatase 10-like isoform X2 encodes MPNQAQKHQSLRVFVATWNVGGKSPHSGLNLDALLHVHSEFDIYVLGFQEIVPLNAGNVLVLGDNEPAAKWLAMINQSLNKSSSSSGGRLGPKTPSFGAGSMFFAKPSLKKISESFRTDCRRKLKICNCSTFSEEIVRKYGRESCFRCPEGLVNQTGVLSDDEDDDDDDDDEEEDEEGGVGTVVSLVSNQMMMMKYGLVASKQMVGIFLTVWMRKELIQHVSHLRISCVTRGIMGCLGNKGCIAVSLQLYKTSFCFICSHLASGEREGDERRRNSDVIEILKNTTFPRICRTSFTRVPDRITKHDRVIWLGDLNYRIALSYSETKTLLDRNAWDALLNKDQLKIERDAGRVFKGWHEGKIFFAPTYKYSYNSDAYAGDTTKEKKNKRRTPAWCDRILWHGDGIRQLSYVRGESRFSDHRPVCSVFVVDVEVCEGKTGTRRQ; translated from the exons ATGCCCAATCAGGCTCAGAAACACCAGTCCTTAAG AGTCTTTGTGGCGACATGGAACGTGGGAGGAAAATCACCACACTCTGGTCTTAATCTCGATGCTTTGCTTCACGTCCACAGCGAATTTGATATATACGTTTTAGG TTTTCAGGAGATTGTTCCACTGAATGCTGGAAATGTTCTTGTTCTTGGAGACAACGAGCCTGCTGCTAAGTGGTTAGCTATGATCAATCAATCGTTgaacaaatcatcatcatcttctggAGGAAGACTTGGCCCAAAAACTCCATCTTTTGGGGCTGGATCGATGTTCTTTGCGAAACCTTCTTTGAAGAAGATCAGTGAGAGTTTCAGAACAGATTGCAGGAGAAAGCTTAAGATCTGTAACTGCAGCACTTTCTCTGAAGAGATTGTAAGAAAATACGGGAGAGAATCTTGTTTCAGATGTCCTGAAGGTCTAGTTAACCAAACTGGTGTACTATCtgatgacgaagatgatgatgacgacgatgatgatgaagaggaggatgaagaaggaggagTAGGAACAGTTGTTTCTCTTGTAAGCaaccagatgatgatgatgaagtatGGCTTAGTGGCATCAAAGCAAATGGTGGGAATATTCCTCACTGTGTGGATGAGAAAGGAACTTATTCAACACGTTTCTcatctcagaatctcctgcgtCACCCGGGGAATCATGGGTTGCTTAGGAAACAAG GGATGCATAGCTGTGAGTTTGCAGCTATACAAGACGAGCTTTTGCTTTATCTGCAGTCATCTAGCTTCTGGtgagagagaaggagacgaACGTCGCAGAAACTCAGATGTGATCGAGATTCTAAAGAACACAACTTTCCCTAGAATCTGCAGAACATCTTTTACCCGTGTCCCTGATCGAATCACTAAGCACGA TCGGGTCATCTGGCTTGGAGATTTGAACTACAGAATAGCATTGAGTTACTCAGAAACAAAGACCCTCTTGGATAGAAACGCTTGGGACGCTCTTCTCAACAAAGATCAG CTCAAGATCGAAAGAGACGCAGGACGAGTGTTCAAAGGATGGCACGAAGGCAAAATCTTCTTCGCACCAACTTATAAGTATTCTTATAACTCAGATGCTTACGCAGGAGACACTactaaagagaagaagaacaagcgAAGAACTCCGGCCTG GTGCGATAGGATTCTTTGGCACGGTGATGGAATCAGACAGCTATCGTACGTGCGCGGCGAGTCACGTTTCTCCGATCACCGGCCGGTCTGCTCCGTGTTCGTCGTCGACGTAGAGGTTTGCGAGGGTAAAACCGGAACTAGAAGACAATGA
- the LOC104734504 gene encoding type I inositol polyphosphate 5-phosphatase 10-like isoform X1 produces MSDPLYIFNKSQSEIVVESLLASSNFRSSMPNQAQKHQSLRVFVATWNVGGKSPHSGLNLDALLHVHSEFDIYVLGFQEIVPLNAGNVLVLGDNEPAAKWLAMINQSLNKSSSSSGGRLGPKTPSFGAGSMFFAKPSLKKISESFRTDCRRKLKICNCSTFSEEIVRKYGRESCFRCPEGLVNQTGVLSDDEDDDDDDDDEEEDEEGGVGTVVSLVSNQMMMMKYGLVASKQMVGIFLTVWMRKELIQHVSHLRISCVTRGIMGCLGNKGCIAVSLQLYKTSFCFICSHLASGEREGDERRRNSDVIEILKNTTFPRICRTSFTRVPDRITKHDRVIWLGDLNYRIALSYSETKTLLDRNAWDALLNKDQLKIERDAGRVFKGWHEGKIFFAPTYKYSYNSDAYAGDTTKEKKNKRRTPAWCDRILWHGDGIRQLSYVRGESRFSDHRPVCSVFVVDVEVCEGKTGTRRQ; encoded by the exons ATGTCGGATCCACTCTATATATTTAATA AGTCTCAATCCGAGATAGTAGTTGAATCTCTGTTAGCTTCAAGCAATTTCAGATCTTCAATGCCCAATCAGGCTCAGAAACACCAGTCCTTAAG AGTCTTTGTGGCGACATGGAACGTGGGAGGAAAATCACCACACTCTGGTCTTAATCTCGATGCTTTGCTTCACGTCCACAGCGAATTTGATATATACGTTTTAGG TTTTCAGGAGATTGTTCCACTGAATGCTGGAAATGTTCTTGTTCTTGGAGACAACGAGCCTGCTGCTAAGTGGTTAGCTATGATCAATCAATCGTTgaacaaatcatcatcatcttctggAGGAAGACTTGGCCCAAAAACTCCATCTTTTGGGGCTGGATCGATGTTCTTTGCGAAACCTTCTTTGAAGAAGATCAGTGAGAGTTTCAGAACAGATTGCAGGAGAAAGCTTAAGATCTGTAACTGCAGCACTTTCTCTGAAGAGATTGTAAGAAAATACGGGAGAGAATCTTGTTTCAGATGTCCTGAAGGTCTAGTTAACCAAACTGGTGTACTATCtgatgacgaagatgatgatgacgacgatgatgatgaagaggaggatgaagaaggaggagTAGGAACAGTTGTTTCTCTTGTAAGCaaccagatgatgatgatgaagtatGGCTTAGTGGCATCAAAGCAAATGGTGGGAATATTCCTCACTGTGTGGATGAGAAAGGAACTTATTCAACACGTTTCTcatctcagaatctcctgcgtCACCCGGGGAATCATGGGTTGCTTAGGAAACAAG GGATGCATAGCTGTGAGTTTGCAGCTATACAAGACGAGCTTTTGCTTTATCTGCAGTCATCTAGCTTCTGGtgagagagaaggagacgaACGTCGCAGAAACTCAGATGTGATCGAGATTCTAAAGAACACAACTTTCCCTAGAATCTGCAGAACATCTTTTACCCGTGTCCCTGATCGAATCACTAAGCACGA TCGGGTCATCTGGCTTGGAGATTTGAACTACAGAATAGCATTGAGTTACTCAGAAACAAAGACCCTCTTGGATAGAAACGCTTGGGACGCTCTTCTCAACAAAGATCAG CTCAAGATCGAAAGAGACGCAGGACGAGTGTTCAAAGGATGGCACGAAGGCAAAATCTTCTTCGCACCAACTTATAAGTATTCTTATAACTCAGATGCTTACGCAGGAGACACTactaaagagaagaagaacaagcgAAGAACTCCGGCCTG GTGCGATAGGATTCTTTGGCACGGTGATGGAATCAGACAGCTATCGTACGTGCGCGGCGAGTCACGTTTCTCCGATCACCGGCCGGTCTGCTCCGTGTTCGTCGTCGACGTAGAGGTTTGCGAGGGTAAAACCGGAACTAGAAGACAATGA
- the LOC104734505 gene encoding protein SAD1/UNC-84 domain protein 1, translating into MSASTVSITANTATATRRTAILSGEKKSNFDYPQSESLANGGVGEAGGTSRDLSRGEATLDRSHGQDLGPVTRRSGSAATGTNTTTTQRRTRKVATPKPEKLGWKRVVRIFAKQLGALLIIVGLIQLARKMILKASSPSYPISSFETEMAFSGLDSRIAEVDALVKATTSTMQVQVELLDKKMEREAKALKQEIERKASAFQSELKKIESRTESLEKSVDEVNAKPWVSKDELLRIYEELKKGNVDDSSFSDVSIDELRAYARDIMEKEIEKHAADGLGRVDYAVASGGAFVMQHSDPYLVGKASSWFATSMRRAHTNSVKMLSPSFGEPGQCFALKGSNGFVQIRLRGPIVPEAFTLEHVAKSVAYDRSSAPKDCRVSGWLQGQESSVEEEKIQLLTEFTYDLDRSNAQTFNILDSSYSGLVDTVRLDFTSNHGSDSHTCIYRFRVHGSAPDPVSVVETSLDQDSSHASE; encoded by the exons ATGTCGGCATCGACGGTGTCGATCACCGCTAACACGGCGACGGCGACTAGACGGACGGCGATTCTTTCCGGAGAGAAGAAATCGAACTTTGATTACCCGCAAAGCGAATCGCTTGCGAACGGTGGTGTTGGCGAAGCCGGTGGTACGAGCAGAGATCTGAGCCGCGGTGAGGCTACCCTTGATCGATCCCACGGCCAAGATTTGGGTCCTGTGACGAGGAGGTCTGGTTCCGCCGCGACGGGGACTAATACCACAACCACGCAGCGCCGGACGCGGAAGGTTGCGACTCCTAAGCCTGAGAAATTGGGATGGAAGAGAGTGGTGAGGATATTTGCGAAGCAGCTTGGTGCGCTTTTGATTATCGTTGGGTTGATTCAGTTGGCGAGGAAGATGATTCTCAAGGCTTCGTCTCCGTCCTATCCGATTTCTTCTTTTGAAACGGAGATGGCGTTTTCGGGATTGGATAGCCGAATTGCTGAAGTAGATGCTCTTGTAAAGGCCACAACGAGTACGATGCAGGTTCAAGTTGAATTACTTGATAAGAAGATGGAGAGGGAAGCCAAAGCCCTGAAGCAAGAAATCGAGAGGAAAGCTTCTGCGTTTCAGAGTGAGTTGAAGAAGATAGAATCTAGAACCGAGTCACTAGAGAAGTCAGTAGATGAAGTAAATGCTAAACCTTGGGTGTCTAAAGATGAGTTACTGAGGATTTATGAGGAACTGAAGAAGGGTAATGTCGATGATTCTTCTTTTAGTGATGTTAGCATTGATGAATTGAGGGCTTATGCTCGTGATATcatggagaaagagattgaaAAACATGCTGCAGATGGCCTTGGCCGAGTAGACTATGCGGTTGCCTCTGGTGGTGCTTTTGTGATGCAGCATTCAGATCCGTATCTTGTTGGAAAAGCGAGTAGTTGGTTTGCCACAAGCATGAGACGTGCTCATACCAATTCTGTTAAGATGTTGTCTCCGAGTTTTGGGGAGCCTGGTCAGTGTTTTGCTCTAAAAGGTAGCAATGGCTTTGTGCAAATCAGGCTGAGAGGACCAATCGTACCAGAGGCTTTCACATTGGAGCATGTAGCTAAG AGTGTAGCTTACGACAGATCAAGCGCTCCAAAAGATTGCCGAGTATCAGGATGGCTGCAAGGACAGGAATCTTCAGTTGAGGAAGAGAAGATACAACTTTTAACAGAGTTCACTTACGACCTAGACAGGTCGAATGCACAGACATTCAACATCTTAGACTCATCATACTCTGGTCTTGTAGATACTGTCAGGCTAGACTTCACCTCCAACCACGGAAGCGACTCGCACACTTGCATCTACCGGTTCAGGGTTCATGGGAGTGCACCAGACCCAGTCTCTGTTGTAGAAACCAGTCTTGATCAGGACTCTTCACATGCAAGTGAATAA
- the LOC104734506 gene encoding translocase of chloroplast 34, chloroplastic, whose product MAALQMSREWVGIQQFPPATQSRLLEILGKYKEEDVSSLTVLVMGKGGVGKSSTVNSVIGEKAAAVSTFQSEGLRPTLVSRSRSGFTLNIIDSPGLIEGGYVNDQAINIIKRFLLNMTIDVLLYVDRLDVYRVDDLDRQVVSAITDAFGKEIWKKSALVLTHAQFSPPDGLNYDLFVSRRSDALLKVIRTGAQLKKQDMLQGSSIPVILVENSGRCHKNESDEKILPDGTSWIPNLVSTMTEISFNGNKAIHVDKKLVEGPNPNERGKRLIPLIFAFQYLLVMKPLVRAIKFDVTRERKPAWELRDSGLASRRS is encoded by the exons ATGGCAGCTTTGCAAATGTCTCGTGAATGGGTCGGTATCCAGCAGTTCCCACCTGCTACTCAATCTAGATTGCTCGAGATTCTTGGGAAGTATAAAGAAGAG GATGTGAGCTCGCTAACAGTCCTTGTGATGGGGAAAGGCGGTGTTGGAAAGTCATCAACTGTGAATTCAGTTATAGGCGAGAAAGCTGCTGCAGTTAGTACTTTCCAG TCTGAAGGACTGAGGCCGACCTTGGTATCTCGCTCAAGGTCAGGATTTACATTAAATATCATTGATAGTCCTGGTCTTATTGAGGGAGGATATGTGAATGATCAAGCCATCAACATTATCAAACG ATTTCTCCTCAACATGACTATAGATGTGCTATTATACGTAGACCGTTTGGATGTATACCGGGTGGATGACTTGGATAGGCAAGTTGTTAGTGCTATAACCGATGCATTTGGTAAAGAGATATGGAAGAAGTCTGCTCTTGTTCTCACACATGCTCAGTTCTCTCCACCGGACGGGTTAAATTATGACCTCTTTGTCTCCAGAAGATCCGATGCTCTTCTTAAAGTTATCCGTACAGGCGCTCAACTGAAGAAACAGGATATGCTGCAG GGTTCATCTATTCCTGTCATTCTTGTTGAGAACAGTGGAAGATGCCATAAGAATGAAAGCGATGAAAAG ATTCTTCCAGACGGTACTTCTTGGATTCCCAATCTGGTCAGCACAATGACAGAGATCTCTTTTAATGGCAACAAGGCGATTCACGTTGACAAGAAACTGGTCGAAGGGCCAAACCCAAACGAAAGAGGAAAACGACTGATCCCTTTAATCTTTGCATTCCAA TACTTGTTGGTGATGAAACCATTGGTTAGAGCAATCAAGTTCGATGTTACTAGAGAGAGGAAACCGGCATGGGAGCTGCGAGACTCCGGTTTAGCAAGTCGAAGGTCTTGA
- the LOC104734507 gene encoding coatomer subunit delta — MVVLAAAIVVKSGKVLVSRQYVDMSRIRIEGLLAAFPKLVGMGKQHTYIETENVRYVYQPIESLFLLLVTTKQSNILEDLATLTLLSKLVPEYSMSLDEEGILRAAFELIFAFDEVISLGHKESVTVAQVKQYCEMESHEEKLHKLVMQNKINDTKDVMKRKANEIDKSKIEKNKPGFSSMSSMGSGRLESSFNDLSISSGGGGGFGSGSGFGMISDVEPINTKPKDRSRSSVTAPPKSSGMKLGKSGKNQLMESLKAEGEDIIEDVKPTSQSRASAPPPTDPFTLTVEEKLNVTLRRDGGVSSFDMQGTLSLQILNQEDGFVQVQIETGGNPEILFKTHPNINRDMFNNENILGLKRPDQPFPTGQGGDGVGLLRWRMQRAEESMVPLTINCWPSVSGNETYVSLEYEASAMFDLTNVIISVPLPALRDAPSVRQCDGDWRYDPRNSVLEWSILLIDDSNRGGSMEFVVPPADSSAFFPISVQFAATSTYSGLKVTGMIPLRGGGGATPRFVQRTQLIAQNYQVV; from the exons ATG GTCGTGCTTGCTGCTGCCATTGTGGTTAAGTCTGGGAAAG TGCTTGTTTCCAGACAATATGTGGATATGTCCCGTATCAGGATTGAAGGTCTACTTGCAGCTTTTCCTAAGCTGGTTGGAATGGGAAAGCAGCATACCTATATCGAGACAGAGAATGTGCGATATGTATATCAGCCTATTGAATCTCTGTTCCTGCTTCTTGTTACAACTAAGCAGAGTAACATTCTTGAAGATCTGGCCACTCTCACATTGCTCTCCAAACTT GTACCTGAGTATTCCATGTCTTTAGATGAAGAAGGGATTCTCAGGGCTGCTTTTGAGCTGATATTTGCGTTTGATGAAGTCATATCTCTTGGGCACAAGGAAAGTGTGACAGTTGCCCAGGTGAAGCAGTATTGTGAAATGGAAAGTCATGAGGAGAAGTTACATAAGCTGGTAATGCAGAACAAGATCAATGACACTAAAGACGTGATGAAGCGTAAGGCCAATGAGATTGACAAAAGCAAG ATTGAAAAGAATAAGCCAGGATTTTCGTCCATGAGTTCAATGGGATCTGGAAGACTTGAAAGTAGTTTCAATGACTTGAGCATATCcagtggtggtggcggtggtttTGGAAGTGGTTCTGGGTTTGGCATGATTTCAGATGTTGAGCCTATCAATACTAAACCGAAAG ATCGATCACGGTCTTCTGTTACTGCTCCTCCTAAGAGTTCTGGCATGAAACTTGGCAAGTCTGGCAAGAACCAGTTAATGGAGTCCCTCAAAGCAGAAGGTGAAGACATCATTGAAGATGTTAAGCCTACTAGCCAATCCCGAGCGTCTGCCCCACCTCCAACTGATCCTTTCACTTTGACTGTCGAAGAGAAGCTCAATGTTACATTGAGACGAGATGGTGGAGTCAGTAGCTTTGATATGCAGGGAACCTTGTCACTTCAAATTCTTAACCAAGAAGATGGATTTGTCCAAGTCCAG ATTGAAACCGGTGGAAATCCCGAAATTCTTTTCAAGACTCATCCCAACATCAACCGAGATATGTTTAATAATGAGAATATTCTAGGGCTGAAGAGACCTGATCAGCCATTTCCCACTGGTCAAGGTGGAGATGGAGTTGGTCTTCTCAGGTGGAGAATGCAAAGAGCAGAAGAGTCAATGGTGCCACTTACAA TCAACTGCTGGCCTTCAGTCTCTGGAAACGAGACATATGTCAGCCTGGAGTATGAAGCCTCAGCCATGTTTGATCTGACTAATGTCATCATCTCCGTACCACTTCCTGCTCTAAGAGATGCACCAAGCGTTAGACAATGCGATGGGGACTGGAG ATACGACCCAAGAAATTCTGTTCTGGAATGGTCTATACTTCTCATCGACGACTCCAACCGCGG TGGGTCAATGGAGTTTGTCGTGCCACCAGCGGATTCATCGGCCTTCTTCCCCATCTCTGTTCAGTTTGCAGCCACTAGTACTTACAGTGGCTTAAAG GTGACTGGAATGATTCCTCTgagaggtggtggtggtgcgaCTCCAAGGTTTGTGCAGAGGACGCAGCTGATTGCACAGAATTACCAAGTCGTATGA
- the LOC104734508 gene encoding uncharacterized protein LOC104734508, giving the protein MRSQIEHERSDLPCRKRPKLEETSKHDSYDSDDWETLSDDFRLLDEEWDKSGGFDVDLSKLRHTFGYGSVDLDESDLVSNSEPHDTNNRDFLNRISKMAISYYNERTDTSLELVKVLRANFHPSAAITLYITFEAYDIWDVNNQTKRYQAVVRYLPWDIKVCSCCPAPSS; this is encoded by the exons ATGAGATCACAGATTGAGCATGAGAGGTCCGATCTTCCTTGCCGTAAGCGTCCCAAGTTAGAGGAGACATCGAAACATGACTCGTATGATTCGGATGATTGGGAAACTTTGTCAGATGATTTCCGACTCTTAGATGAAGAGTGGGACAAGAGCGGG ggttttgatgtgGACTTGTCGAAACTACGTCACACATTCGGTTACGGATCTGTGGATCTGGACGAGTCTGACCTAGTTAGCAACAGCGAACCTCATGATACCAATAACAGAGATTTTCTCAACAGAATTTCGAAGATGGCTATCTCCTACTACAACGAAAGGACG GATACAAGTTTGGAACTTGTCAAGGTTCTGAGAGCAAATTTTCACCCATCTGCTGCAATCACGCTCTACATCACCTTCGAAGCATATGATATTTGGGATGTTAATAACCAGACAAAACGGTACCAGGCAGTGGTTCGCTACTTGCCGTGGGATATTAAAGTATGCTCTTGCTGCCCTGCGCCATCTTCTTGA